One window of the Choristoneura fumiferana chromosome 18, NRCan_CFum_1, whole genome shotgun sequence genome contains the following:
- the LOC141437707 gene encoding uncharacterized protein, with protein MAMENNSLMPSQRVEKRVKLIPPDGGWGWMVLLGTAVSNIFNQSMLSLFSLLYGDHLEAMGHNTSGAAIVLSTMLFVANFGGPIAGAALKMTSPRMVAVGGACLCTLGIFFSGFATNIYHLIISYGILLGMGLGFIQNSSFVAINSYFKLKKSRAVGLANVGTGVGQTLMPHLVRYLLENYGYQGACLLLSGLSLHGIGGTLLIQPIEWHLKKVEEEVIIDENIHLLQKHKDIVIRKDSMQKNEIYSGLRRSTEPNLNGKEAKTGSLNQFNSHKELAPVNRLKSTGNLNGNRVVVVEPKKNILNKLYDLLDISLLSSPRFLNIIIGTALAVTSIQNFSMLFPLFLQKVANMDKQQTANCMSAVALSDIAGRLVLPVFQDKYRIKARWMLIMTSVWLIVVRQVLAYQSSPMVLLAMSSIYGFGRSMVIVARNIAIAEHVRMDQVPAAVGLGMLTMGIIVPPTGYFLGWIRDYTDSFVASITAQNILLVILLVTWIPDMILMMMKEKQQKKKELEQIQLT; from the exons ATGGCCATGGAAAATAACAGTCTGATGCCATCGCAGCGTGTCGAGAAAAGGGTTAAGTTAATACCGCCTGATGGAGGATGGGGCTGGATGGTGCTCTTGGGCACCGCTGTGTCAAAT ATTTTCAATCAATCGATGCTGTCGCTATTTAGTTTACTATACGGAGATCACTTAGAAGCTATGGGTCACAACACGTCGGGAGCTGCCATTGTTCTGAGCACAATGTTATTTGTTGCTAACTTTGGTGGCCCGATCGCCGGGGCCGCTCTGAAAATGACGTCACCAAGAATGGTGGCCGTTGGAGGTGCATGTTTGTGCACtttaggaatattttttagCGGTTTCGCCACcaatatttatcatttaattatatCTTACGGCATATTATTAG GCATGGGTTTAGGATTCATCCAGAACTCGTCGTTCGTAGCGATAAACAGCTATTTTAAACTGAAGAAGAGCCGGGCAGTAGGACTGGCGAACGTTGGCACAGGTGTGGGACAGACTTTAATGCCACATTTAGTCAGATACCTCTTGGAAAATTACGGGTACCAAGGCGCATGTTTGCTGCTGTCAGGATTGAGTTTACACGGG ATTGGTGGAACTCTTTTAATACAGCCAATAGAgtggcatttaaaaaaagtcgAAGAAGAAGTTATAATAGatgaaaatattcatttattacaaaaacataAAGATATAGTAATAAGAAAAGATTCTATgcagaaaaatgaaatttacagTGGGCTTAGGCGTTCAACTGAACCTAATCTTAACGGAAAGGAAGCTAAAACAGGATCACTTAATCAATTTAATAGCCATAAGGAGCTGGCCCCAGTAAATAGACTCAAATCAACAGGAAATCTAAACG gGAACCGAGTTGTAGTAGTTGAACCAAAAAAGAATATTCTCAACAAATTGTACGATTTATTGGATATTTCGCTGTTATCGAGTCCTCGTTTTCTAAATATCATCATTGGAACTGCTTTGGCAGTTACTTCGATACAGAACTTTAGTATGCTGTTTCCGCTATTCTTGCAG AAAGTAGCTAATATGGATAAGCAGCAAACAGCCAATTGCATGTCTGCAGTCGCTCTCTCTGATATCGCCGGCAGATTGGTACTGCCAGTTTTCCAAGACAAATATAGGATTAAGGCTCGATGGATGCTCATCATGACCAGCGTTTGGCTCATTGTTGTAAGGCAGG tattggCATATCAATCTAGTCCAATGGTTCTATTGGCCATGTCGTCTATATACGGTTTTGGAAGGAGCATGGTTATTGTAGCCAGAAACATTGCCATTGCTGAACACGTGAGAATGGACCAGGTGCCTGCTGCCGTGGGACTTGGTATGCTGACTATGGGCATCATTGTTCCCCCCACAGGCTACTTCCTTGGATGGATCAGGGATTACACTGACAGCTTTGTAGCCAGTATAACAGCACAAAATATACTTCTGGTTATCCTTCTGGTAACATGGATACCTGATATgatactgatgatgatgaaggagaAGCAACAGAAAAAGAAAGAGCTCGAACAGATACAGCTGACTTAA